In Candidatus Dormiibacterota bacterium, the sequence TAGCCGCGACGCCTTCGCAGATCGTGACGATGCTGACGGGGCAGTTCTTCAAAGAGCTTCCGGCCGACGCCGCCCAGCGAGCGGCAGCGCTCCACGTGACGGTGCCGCAGGCGGTCACGGTCGCATCTTTGGTCGAGCGCGAAGCCAAGATCGATGCCGATCGCCCGATGATCGCCGGGGTCATCTACAACCGGCTGCGGGCGCACATGCCATTGCAGATCGATGCCACCATCGAATACGCCCTCCCGCATCACAAGGCGGAACTCTCCTACGCCGACCTGAAGATCGATTCGCCCTATAATACCTACCTCCACGAGGGGCTGCCCCCCACGCCGATCGCCAATCCCGGGTTACCCTCGCTGGAAGCGGCCCTGCATCCGGCGAAGACCGATGCCCTCTATTACGTCTACTGTGGCGGAGGCCACCACGTCTTCGCGAAGACGCTAGAACAACACCAAGCCAACGTAGCTCGCTGCTTAAAATAGGAGCATCCCCATGTCGTCCAACAACGGTGAAGCCAAGAGCGGACCGCTCGAACTGAGCGAGGTGCTCCATATCGAAACCAAAGAGGGTACCGAATTACCGTTCGAAGTCGTTGGAATTCTCGAAGATCCCGATGACGGCGCATCGTACGCGGTGCTCATGCACGAACCCGAAGATGAAGAGGGCGAGAGCGAATTCATCGTCACCGATCTCGAAGGCAATCTGCTAGAAGACGAAGATCTCGCACAGGAGATTCTCGATGAATTCCTGGTCTTCGCAGAAGAAGCCGGCGACGACGGGGGCGAGGCCTAATTCGCGTTCTCGTTCTTTCGGCGAGCGTCGGCGTCGGCCACGTTTCGGCTGCAAATGCGGTCTGTGCGGCATTGCGCACCATCGATCCCGAGGCGCACACGCAGGTTGTCGATTCGTACCAATACGCCGCGCTCGTCGTCTCTCGCGTGGTTTCGGACGGGTATTTGCGGATGGTCAAAACGATTCCGCAACTCTATCGCTACGTCTACGACCGCGCCGAGCGTGCCACCGAGGTGGGGCCATTTCGCACCTGGGCGCACCAATTTACGGCCGGTAACCTGCGCCCGCTCATCGAGCAAGAGCGGCCCGATGTGGTGGTCTGCACCCATGCCTTTCCATGCGGTGCCATGGCCGAGTATAAGCGGCTGTACGACGATGGGCCGCCGGTCGTCGGAGTCTTGACCGATTTCGCCGTCCATGGATTTTGGATCCACCGGAACGTGGACGGCTACGCGGTGTCGACCCAGGCGATTCGCGAAGTCATGCTTGCGCGCGGCGTGGAAGCTTCGCGCGTGGTCGTGACGGGAATCCCTGTGAATCCGCGCTTTGCACCGAGCGACGAGCCCCAGGAACTGTTGCGCGAGCGGCTCGGGCTTCCGCGCGCTCGTAAACTCGTGCTGATGATGGGCGGAGGCTTGGGCATCGGTCCGCTCGAGCAAATGCTCCGGTCGCTCGAACGCATCGAGACGCCGATTGGGGCAGTTGTGGTCGCCGGCAACAGCCGTCGCGTCGAACGGCGCGTCCTCGAGGCGGCGGCTTCGGCAACCTACCCGGTGCGCGTCCTGCGCTTCGTCGATAACGTCTACGATTACATGCACGCGTGCGATGCGTTCGTCACCAAGCCGGGCGGCCTGAGTACGGCCGAGGCCCTCTGCGCGCAGATCCCGATGGTCTTGTGCAAACCGCTGCCCGGCCAGGAAGAACGCAACGCGCAGCTATTGGTCGAGTGGGGTGCGGCGCTTCGCGCGGACATGGACGAACTGCCCGCCGCGATAACGCGCGTATTCGATGGCGAGCAACGCCGTGAAATGATCGGTGCGCAGCGGCGTACCGCCCACCCTCAAGCCGCTCTTGCGGCGGCGCAACTGATCGCGCGCATCGCGCGCGGGCAAAAGGAGCCGATATCCGCATGACCTTGCCCTCACCCAAGACCTACGCATTCTGGCTAGCCGTGCTACGCATATTCACCGGCGCCGCATGGATCGTTCACGGGGTCGGAAAGTTCACCCAGAGTACGATGTTTATGCCGCCAAACGGCTTTATCGTTGGATTCATCGCAAAGGCTGCGACGTCGACGACGGGGCCGTATCACGATTTTCTCGTCAACGTCGTGCAACCGAACATCGCGATCTTCGCCGAACTCGTGCGTTTAGGTGAAGTGCTGACGGGCTGTGCCCTTCTGTTGGGTGTTTTCACGCGCCTTGGCGGATTCGTGGGCGTGCTGCTCACGCTGAACTACATGGCCGCGAAGGGCGCCCTCGGATCGGTGGAGGGTATCGCCGGAATGGATGCCGCCATGCTCGCGCTTTCCGCAATCAATGTGGTGTTGCCGACGGGACGGATGCTGGGCATCGACGCATTGCTGGGACGGCGTCGCGCGGCCCCGCCCGTTGTCGTCGCCCCGGTGCCGGTCCATGCGGCTCCGGTGCACGCGGAATTCGTTGAAGAACAGCCGCTCGAAGGGCCGTCCGCTCCGAAAGAGTGAGCCGAAGCGACAGAAGTCCGATAGGTGAGTGCTGCGCCGATGTGGTATAGTCGTCGGCGCACCTCCCCGGGGTGCGATCGCGGAGAGGTGGCCGAGCGGCTGAAGGCACTCGTTTGCTAAATGAGCATACGCCAAAAGCGTATCGAGGGTTCGAATCCCTCCCTCTCCGAATCGATACACCGGAAGGAAAAAACGTCGATACGACGTATCCGGGAAGGTCGCCGCAGGCGACGCGTGCGGTCGTAGCTCAATTGGATAGAGCAACAGGCTACGAACTTGTAGGTTGGGGGTTCGAGTCCCTCCGACCGCACCATCTGCAAAACGGGCTTCGCAATGCGAAGCCCGTTTTCTTACGAGTCCGAGTCACGCTCGTAGCCGGAGACCCGTTCATCCAGGGTCGGGCGCACAATCGGGGTGAGATATGCTTGCACAGCTGGTCTTAGGCGTGCTTCTGGCGGACGCGCCGCCTACGCCGCTTCACCAAATCGGTCACGTGAAGGTTAGCTTGGCCTGTAGCACGTTACATCAGAGCGTTGCGCCGGCGATCCAAGGGATCCAGGCTAACGACCGCATCATCGGCATCGGTAAGCAGCTCTTTTTTATTATGGGGAAAGATGCAACGCAGGGCGGCAGCGGCGCCGCATTTACGCTGGATCAGCTAAACATGGAACGCGGTGTGTCGCTGCTGGTAGCAAATCTCGCAAAACTCGATGCGCTCATCGCAACAATACCCGCCCCGAAAGGCGATTCTCCCGACGATCGTCTCGCTGCGGCCATGCGGAAGCGGCTGGAAGCGGTGGCCGATCAGCAGCGAAAAGCGATCGGCATTATGAACGGGGTCGTTGATTCGGAGAGCCTGGGCGATCTTCAAGGCGCCGGCGACGATCTCACCAAAACGACCATGCCCGAAGAAGTGCGGGGACGTCAGCTTATCCTCGGGTCTCCTCCGCCGACATTAGGAACGGCAAACATCAACGGTGCCGGCCTTGCTCTGACTCCGGATGAAAAGTATTCGGCCCGGCAGCTTGCGAAAGAATCCCAGTTCGGCAACAATCCCTTCGCGACGTCCATGGCAAACCTGGAGATCGAGCAGCGCGATCTTGCGATCCGAGAACGTGCCGCCAGCGTGCCGATCCTGGAAGCGGTGGCGGCATGTGGGGGAGGGCCGACACCGGCGCCGACGCCGTAAGCTTCAGTGCTTGTGGGCGCAACGGCTGACGACCCGAGTATCCGAGCCGTCAGTCCCGATGGTTACGCAAAGAACCGCTTCAGTTTTTCAACACGAACGAGATCTTTGCGTTGATGCGATACTTCTCGATGGCCCCGTCGTCGTCGATGGTCGCCTCGAAGTTCTGGATGTAAATCGACTTGACGCCCTCGAGAGTTTCGCTCGCCTGCTTTACAGCATTCTGCGCTGCATCTTCCCAGCTTTTGCCGGACTCGGCCAGCACTTCGATGACTTTCAACATGTGCCGTACCCCCTAGGAGATCGCGATGAAGTTGTCTACGCACGTGACACCCGGAATGCTCCAGGCCGCCTGCACGGCTTTTTCGCGTTCGAACCAGGTTCTGGCGCTGCCGCTCAGCGTCACCTTTCCCTCCGAAACCGAGACGGCGATCTTCTTCGCGTCGAGATCGGCCATGCGCTGAAGCTCGGAGTGAATTTTCCGTTTCACTTCGTCGGTTTTGAATGATGGAGCCGGCATGACGCTGATGAGGTTGCTGACGTCCCTGACGCCGATGACGCGGCGTGCTTCATACGCAGCCTCCTGGGACTGATAGTACCAGGGTACCTCGCCGCTCAGCGTGACGTGGCCGTCCTTTACGACGAACTTCACGGCGCTGGGGATAATGGTATTGGATACGAAGCGGCGCTCGATCGCTAGTGCGATGTCGCTGTCGGTCCGGACGTGCGTGGACGGGAGATCGACCGTTAATTCGTCGGCTATACCCCGTACGCCGCGAATGCGTTTGATCGCGTCTTCAGCTTCCCATTTTTGATTGAAGTTGGGGACCGTCCCGCGCAACGTTACGACACCCTCTTTGGTGGTGATGGCGATATCGTCCGCGTTGATCCGCGGATCGTATGCGAGCTCTTCGATGATCTCTTCTTTGAGATCCAGACTCTTGGTGGTGTTCATGAAATGCCTCCTAGTGTGTAGACGCTGCTTGCTACGCCCAATACGGGCGCACGCCGACGTTGGCGGTCGGACGGCGGGCAACAAAGCGTGCCACTCTCTGCTTGCGTTGCGATGTGCGCGTCATAACCTTTTTATAGCGTGGGACCGGGAAGAGCTCGCGAAGATCGCTCACCAATTCTTCTTATCGCTGCGGTAGTCTCGATGTGCGGCCTGTCCGCACTTCATCTAAACCCGAAAGGACACGAAGAATCATGGCACAGCTACTAAAGGTTAAGAGCGGCAGCGGCGATCTCGCGCTGCTCGATCAAATGTTCGACTCGTTTCTGGATTGGCAACGGCCGGCAGCATTCGGCTACGGGAACATGCCGATCGATCTGTACGAGCAAGACGGCAAGTACGTGCTTGAGATGTCCGTCCCCGGGCTTGAGCCCAAGGACATCAACGTCGAAGTAAGCGGCGGCACGGTGTCGGTTACCGGCGAGCATACCGGTAAAACCGAAACGAAAGACGTCCGCTACCACCGTCGCGAGATGCGCCATGGATCGTTCTCGCGCTCGATTACGCTTCCGCAGGATCTCGACGCGAACTCGGTGACGGCGACGGTGAATAACGGCATCCTCAAGGTCGAGCTGACCCCGATAAAGCCGCTTTCGCCCAAGAAGATCGCCGTAACGTCTGTCTAGTTACAACCGGAGTACGATACACGAGTGGGGAGGCAGATGCGTCCCCACTTGTACGAAGCCGCGGTAGCGAGTAGGATGCGAGCGACCCCGTTGCAAGCGGCGACGATATTTCGCCGCGTTGGTGGCAAGGCGTCTAGCCGTAACGCCACGGACAACGGCGCACTTTTCCGCTCTGCGCCTTCACTCGGCCACCCAGTTGGCACTGCGCCTACTATAATCGTAGGGTGAAGCGCATTGAAACCGTGCGACTCTACCCGACCGCCACTCAAGACGCGGCGCTTCACCACGCGCTCCATGTCACGCGTCATCTTTACAACGCTGCGCTCCAGCAGCGTAAAGACGCCTATCGGCTGCGTGGTGTGAGCGTCTCGATGAAGATGCAGTATGCCGAGGTGACCGCGCTGCGCAAGGACTCGCATCACCTGGCGGGCGTTTTTCGTGAGTGCGAGGATGCGGTGCTGCGCCGCCTGGATCTCGCTATGCAGGCCTTCTTTCGGCGATGCAAGCAGGGCGAAACGCCAGGCTTCCCGCGCTTCAGGGCTGCCCGCCGGTGGCGGCAAATCACCTACCCACATGGCGATCGCGCGCTGAAGTTCGATGCGCCGCAGCACCGCGTCCGAATTGCGGGCGTAGGTAGCGTGAAGCTGCGTAAGGGGCGCGCCGTGCCGCCGCATGGCCGTGCGTGGCTGGCCTGCAAGCTCGGGCGCTGGTATGCCCAATTCGAGTGCGAGCGCGCGGTCGAGCCTTTGCCGGAAACCGGGCACGCGATTGGGCTCGATCGCGGTGTGAACGTCTTGCTAGCAACCAGCGATGGTGGGCTGATCGCGAATCCGCGTCATGTCACGAAGGCACGGCTGCGCGTTGAGCGGGCGCAGCGCGTGGTTGCCAAGCGTAAGCGGCGCGGGAAGAACCGGCGTAAGGCGATTGATTCGCTCGCGCGCCTGCACGAGAAGGTCGCCCGGCAGCGCCGTGACTACGCGCACAAGGTCTCACGTAAGCTCATCGAAGCGAACGACGTGTTGGTGCTGGAAGACTTGCGACTGCGCCATATGGCGCGCAGCGCAAAAGGCACCATCGAAGAACCCGGCCGCAAGGTTGCGGCAAAAGCCGGGCTGAATCGGGCGCTGCTCGATGCGGGCTTTGGCATGATCGCGCAGTTGATTGCGGAGAAGGCTGAAAGCGCCGCCCGCACGGTTCTCTGCGTAGATCCGAAGTACACCTCGCAAACGGGCGCCGCGTGCGAGCATATTGCAAAAGGGAATCGCTCGGGGCTGCAGTTCGCCTGTGTCGCGTGTTCGCACGTCGATCATGCGGACGTGAATGCCGCGCGAGTGATTCTTCAGCGGGCTCAGAAGGGGCCCTTGGCGAGCTGCGCCGCAGTGGCGGACGGCACCGACCCAAGAACCGCGCTAGCGCCGAGTGGACCTCGGCTCACGCTGCACGATGCAGCGTGAGGGCGCAGACTTCGAAGCAATAGTGCTTTTAGGGAGTATTCGCTCTGTTCGCAAGCGTTATCGGGCGTTGAGCGCACGAAGTGCCTTGGGGACTTCCGCCCAGAACGTTCCGGCGAACGCAAGGCCGATCGCCAGACCGAAATCTGCAGCGTGCAGCGCGGTCGCCTTGAGATCTTGCTGAACCGGCGCAACGAATGTCACCGCGATCACGAAGGCGATCGTTACCGCCGCCCAGGCGGTCATGACGCGATTCGAAAACAGGCCCCGTTTCATCAAGGGATCGTTTCCCGATCGCATCGTCAACGCAAGAAAAACGTGCCCGAAAAGCCACGTGACGAAGGCCATCGTCTGCGCGCGCACGAGCGCGGCGCCGCCGAACCAGGTGACGAGATACGCAACGGAGACCGCCGCAAAAAGGCCGAACGATGCGCTAAAGATTCCGCTTACCATGCCGCGATTCATGAACGGCGTATGCGGATCGCGCGGAGGACGCCGCATGACATCCGATTCCGCGGGTTCTGCGACGAACGCGGCCGAAGCGGCTAAGTCCATGAAGAGCTCCATGAGAATGATTTGAATCGGGGCGAACGGGACGGGCGCGCGCAGCAGGACGGGGAGCAGAACCGAAGCAGCAAGCGCAACTTTGCAGGCGAGATAGTAGCGCACGCCTTTGCGGAGGTTATCGAACAGAGTACGCCCTTCGTGAATCGCGTTGACGATCGTGGCGAAGTTGTCGTCGGCGAGCACCAGGGAGGCGGCGTCGCGCGCGATGTCGGTTCCCTTCTCACCCATGGCAACGCCGATATCGGCGGCGGCCAGTGCCGGAGCATCGTTGCTTCCGTCACCGGTTACGGCAACGCGTTCGCCGCGAGATTGCAGCGATCGAATGATCCGCAATTTGTGTCGCGGAGTCACGCGCGCGACGACGGCGGTCGTATCGAGCGCATCGGAAAGCGCTTCATCCGAGAGTGCGTCGATATCCGAACCGGAGAGTGTATGCCCGCGCGCATCGAGTCCGACGCTCTCGGCGATTGCGGCCGCCGTGAGCGCATGATCGCCCGTGAGGATGATCGTGCGGATTCCGGCCCCCCGGCACGCTGCGATCGCGCCCTTGACCTCGGGTCGCGGGGGATCGGCGAAAGCCGCAAGACCGACGAACGTCAGCTCGCGCTCAACCGCTTCTTGCGTGGCGCCTGCATCCTGCTCCAACGTACCCTCGGCCAAAGCGAGAACGCGCATTCCTTGCGACGCCATGCGGGCAGCGGCTGCGCGAACGCCGGCCTGCTCCGTCTCGTCGAGGACCGACGCCGCGAGGACGGCTTCAGGGGCGCCTTTCATGGCGACGCGAGAGGCGCCGCCGGCGCGCGCCTGCCACACGACGCTCATTCGTTTGCGGGCGTTGTCGAATGAAAATTCCTCTCGTACGATCGTCTCATCGCGAAGGCTTGCGAGATCGATCCCGTCCGCGCGAGCCGCGCGTAGCAAGGCGGTCTCCAAAGGATCGCCGACAAACGCTTCACCACTTTCGAGTGCGTCGTTGCACAGCGCGCCGATCTCCAGCATGCGGCGGCGGCGATCGAGCGGATCGAACTGCACGACTTCCGTTTGATTTTCCGTTAGCGTTCCGGTTTTGTCGGTCGCGATGACCGTGACGGCGCCGAGCGTTTCCACCGCGGGCAATCGCTTGACGATGGCGTGAAGCCGTGCCAAGCGCCAGGCGCCAAGGCCCAAGACCATCGTCACGATGATCGGGAGTTCTTCGGGGATCATCGAGAATGCGAGTGAAAGGCCCGTGAGGATCATCGTGCGCGGCGATTGATGGTTGAGTGCCCAACCAAGAAGCGGGACGAGGATGCTGATGCCCAGCGCGAACCACGCGAGCCAGATGCTGAGATTGGCCATCATCTGCTGCAGGGGAGTGCGCGGAGGCTTTACCTCCTGGGCGAGTGCAGCGAGCCGCCCGAGCTCGGATTGCGCTCCGGTGGCGACAACGGCCGCCGTCCCATGACCGCCGCTCACCATGGTGCCGGCGTAGAGCATATTTACGCGCTCGGCAAGCGGCGTTGCCGCGGCGAGCAGCGCGCCCGCATCCTTTCGCACCACCGCCGATTCACCGGTGAGCGTCGATTCATCCACACCGACGCCATATTCCTCAAGGAGGCGTGCATCGGCCGGCACGCGATGTCCCGCACTGATGACGATGATGTCTCCGGGAACGAGCGACTCCACGGAAACTTCGCATGCACGACCGTCACGAACGACGATCGACTCGGGCTCCGCGAGCGTACTGAGGGCGGAAATCGCATGCTTCGCGCGATATTCCGTAAAGACTTCCGCCGCCACCAGCGCGGCGATCACGCCGAAGATCGTGATCGCATCGGCCGGTTGCCCCCATACGGCGTAGAGAATGCCGGTCCCGATGAGCAGAAGAATCATCGGCTCCCGAATCTCTTCGAAAAAGATTCCTACGAATGTCGGTGCTCCGGCTGCGTGTAGCCGATTGGGGCCATACCGTTCGGCGCGGCGCGCGACCTCGGCCGTATCAAGCCCCGCCTTCGCGTCCGTCGCAAGGCGTTGCACGAGCGCTCCGGAGGTTACGGCGTGCCAATCGGTCTCGGAAACGGTTGCGTCGCCGGCGCTATCGAGTCGCCGCAATATCTACCGCTTTCGAGCTTCGCGATCGATGAGCTCGCGTTTGCGCGCTAAGCCCCACGCGCGGACGTCCAGCGGCAGCCCCGCATGCGGAGTCGCCCCCGCGCAACTCCGAGATCCACAACGCATAGATGCCGTGGTGACGTTCGCCGAACTCTTTAGCCGACATTCCCCACTTGACAGTTCCTTTCGAGCCGACTCCGGATGATTCCGGCCGTTTCCGGGCACTCGGCGGGCCCAGCCGCCGGTTTCGCACGACTTGAAGGTCCGCCCGGGCTCGCCGTTATTATAGCAAAACCGCTGCAGAGCAGTTGCGGAGTTGCAAAGATATCTGGTGTATCCGGTTTAGTGTTTATGCGGGGTCATGACGATGATCGATTGCGGGTAGTCGAAGACGAAATTAAAGTGGCGTAAAAAATCGAGACCAATCAGCCCGGCGTGTTTCGAGAATTCGTGCGAAGCGCACGCGACCGGCGTTTGATAAACGATCGGGCCGAGGTTAATGGAGTCGATCTGTCCGCACCGCGTCCATTCTTCCTGTTGCATGCCGACGAGGGTCGCGCGACCCGTCAAAATCGTCAATCCGTGGTCGAGCAAATCCGCGGAAAAAATAATCAACGACGGATCGCCGGTATCGAACGTCGCGTCGATCGTTACCTTGTGATCCAACGTAACAGGCACCGAAGGCGTGTCGGTGCTGAGATCGACCAGCAAGGGAAGACCAGCCGACGTATTGAGACTTGCCGTCGCAGGGTTCTGAATCCGCATCGTCTGGCTCGCCGTGTCGAGCGTAACCATCGCGCCGGCAAGCAGATCGAACCCGACGAGCCCGTCCGGGTTGACGCGATCGGACTTACGTGGGTAATGGTTGTTGTATGTCTGTACGACCGTATTCGAAAGCGTGTTACCGCCGATCTCGATGGTTCTCACCCGCCGCGTTCGCGTTTTGAATACGCCGGCGACACCCACGGCAGAAGAGTCGGCGATGCTCGCAACCTTAGCGCGGTCCGCGAACTGATCGGTCAGGGTTATGCCGGAATCGCCCGTGTCCAAAATAAAAGTTCCTGGCACGCCGTTGACCGTTGCGTCAACGTAAATGCGATCGCGGGTAACTTGGATCTTAAACGGGCGATCGTTGGTGAAGGCCCATCGTGCTTGGGGGGCCGGAGGATGCAATTCGGCGGCGGTTACCGCGGGATCGATGCGCGATTTGGTATAGGTAAAGACACCGCCGCCATCGCCGATGCGAAACGAGCCGATCATGCGTTTGCCGGGCGCGATCGTCATATACGATGCGATCGTATATGACGTTTCCTCGCTTCCGCCGGGGTCGATGACCGCCCGGACGTAGGCTCCGGTTTGCGGATCGACATAGAGATCGATCGGGGTCGCGCCGCCCATCGCGACGCGAACGATCGGATAGCTCTTACCGTCGACCGTTCCGGTGCCGTGCAGCGTGCCCGGAAGTTCGCTGGTTCCCTCGGAAAACAACACGTCGGCGGCTAATTGGTAACTGGCTCCCGTACCGACGATCGGCGTGACGAAGCCGTTGTAGTTCGTCTCCCAGAAAACGTGCCCGGTGAAGCCCAATGAGTCGGTCAGGCCGGTTTTTGCGTCGCTATAGTCGCGCCGAAGGAGCATCCCGGCGCGAATCTCCGTTGCGCGCTGGGTTACCTTGCCTTTGGACGTTCGAAATTCGCGCGTTAGCTGCAAGCCCGGGACGCTGCCGTCTCCCAATTGCCAGCCGACGTAAGCGCGATGTTTGGCTAATAACGCGGCCGCATCGTCGGCTCGTGCCGGCAGCGGCGCAAGGGCGCCGCCGAGCAATGCAAAAGCCACCACGGCAGAAAGAACGTGCTGTAAAACCACCCGCATGGACACCCCTCTATCGCTGAAGCGATCTATAGAGCGGTCGGTTATACGGCCGGGGTAGTTGCACCTTGCGGGAGGGTTCTGGTACACTGCGGTGTCGAAAAGATGATTTTCCGGCTCGGTAGCTCAGTGGTAGAGCAGGGGACTCATAAGCCCTTGGTCGCAAGTTCGAATCTTGCCCGAGTCACCATGTTTTGAGGGGAGTGGCCGCCTAAGCTATGGCGGCCACGACGCTCTCTGAGGTACGCTGTAGCCCATGTCAACGATTCCGTGCGATTTCTGTCCCCATCCGGTCGATCGCGAGCAGATGGAGGAGATCGAGATCTCGCATTACGTCCCGGATAGTTCGGGCGACGATCTCGCGTACGCGAGAACGTACTTTTTCGGGCATCCCGATTGCGTGCGCAAATTCTACCGCGGCCTCGTGGACCATAAGCTGGATCTCTTCAAGCACATCCCGACTACCGGTCCGTTACCAGACGGACTTGACGGGCGCCCGTAGCTCAGCTGGATAGAGCGCTGCCCTCCGAAGGCAGAGGCCGTGGGTTCGAATCCCTCCGGGCGCACCATCTTCCCCATATAGCATGAACGAATCCGAAGCACCGCAGTCCCCCGATGACGAGGCCCATCTGAGGCGTGCCCTGGAGCTCGCCGCCGCCGCGGCGGCCTGCGGCGAGGTGCCGATCGGCGCGGTCCTGATCAGCGGCGACCTGCGCCTCGAAGCCAAGAACGAGAAAGAATCCCGGCCCGACGCCACCGCTCATGCCGAAATGCTGCTCATTCGCCAAGCCTGCGAAGCGCTCGGGGTTTGGCGCCTCTCCGAGGCAACGCTGTACGTCACGAAAGAGCCCTGCGTCATGTGCGCCGGCGCCATCATCGCCGCGCGCATCAAACGGGTCGTCTACGGTGCGCGAGACCCCAAAGGCGGTGCCGACGGCGGCGCCTTCGACATCCTACGCTCGCCGCAAACCAACCACCGCCTCGAAGTAACCGCCGGAATACTAGAGAGCGAAGCCTCCGATCAGCTCCAGCGCTTCTTCCGCGCCAAGCGCCAACCCACCGCAGAAGAAGGTTTCAAAGCCCCGACGCTGTAGTAACGCACGCTTCGGAAACACGATCCGAACCACGGAGAGGTGGTCGAGTGGTTGATGGCACCCGCCTCGAAAGCGGACGAACGTGATGAGCGTTCCGAGAGTTCGAATCTCTCCCTCTCCGCCATCTACAGCAAAGGGACTCGGTCAAAGACCGGGTCCCTTTGCTGTCCTTGTTCGTGGTATTGCCTCGGAACGCTCATCAACGCCGCAGGCGCTGCGCCCTTTTCTTAGGCCGGCGTTTCAAATGTGCCCGGGCTGTTTGCGGTTCCACGCCATTCGGGCTTTCGTTCTTGCTCGGCCTCCGATAGTGCGCGCCGCACGCCGGTTGCTTCGAAGTCCTTGGTATACACCGGTGATCCGGGCTGTTGCCGCCAAGAATCTGCGATACTCCCACTATCGACCGGATCGAAGCCGATGTCGTCGATCAATCGCATGACGACGGCCTTCGCCCTAGGATCGTCGCCGGCTACGGGCAGCGCGATCCGCCCGGGCGTCCCTTTGGGCTTCCCACCTTCAAGAAGATGTTGCGCGTAAATGTTATTGAAGGCTTTGACCACGGGCCGATGCAGCCGTTGCGCAACCCAACCGCTCTCGGTCATACCGTTCTCGATCGGTTCGATGCGGCCGTCGCGCTGCCGCGGATAGTAGTTTCCGGTGTCCACGACGACGACATCGTCCGGAACGCCGGAAAACACATCCGCTGGAAGATCGGCAACGTGCCGCTCTGGGATTGTGACGATAACGACGTCTCTGCCCCGAGCCGCGTCCCGCACGGTTACCGCTTCGGCTCCGGTCTCTGCCGCAAGATCTTGCAGCGTTTCGGGTCCGCGGGAATTTGCGACGGCAACCTCGTGTCCGGTTGCGCGAAAGCGACGTGTCAGTGCAGCGCCGATGTTTCCAGAGCCGATAATGCCTATCTTCATACCTATTACTCCTCGATTACTCAACCCCACTGTGGCGAATACGGGTTTCGACCGCGGCACGTCAGCGAATTCGAAGAGGAGGCCTTGCCGCGCCCGGGCCGGTGGGGGCGGCGGACGGGCTCGGCGTCGGCGAGGGCGCGAGCGCGGGGTCCGGAGGAACCGTGGGGAAGGTAAATTGGTCGAAC encodes:
- a CDS encoding glycosyltransferase translates to MRVLVLSASVGVGHVSAANAVCAALRTIDPEAHTQVVDSYQYAALVVSRVVSDGYLRMVKTIPQLYRYVYDRAERATEVGPFRTWAHQFTAGNLRPLIEQERPDVVVCTHAFPCGAMAEYKRLYDDGPPVVGVLTDFAVHGFWIHRNVDGYAVSTQAIREVMLARGVEASRVVVTGIPVNPRFAPSDEPQELLRERLGLPRARKLVLMMGGGLGIGPLEQMLRSLERIETPIGAVVVAGNSRRVERRVLEAAASATYPVRVLRFVDNVYDYMHACDAFVTKPGGLSTAEALCAQIPMVLCKPLPGQEERNAQLLVEWGAALRADMDELPAAITRVFDGEQRREMIGAQRRTAHPQAALAAAQLIARIARGQKEPISA
- a CDS encoding TQO small subunit DoxD — encoded protein: MTLPSPKTYAFWLAVLRIFTGAAWIVHGVGKFTQSTMFMPPNGFIVGFIAKAATSTTGPYHDFLVNVVQPNIAIFAELVRLGEVLTGCALLLGVFTRLGGFVGVLLTLNYMAAKGALGSVEGIAGMDAAMLALSAINVVLPTGRMLGIDALLGRRRAAPPVVVAPVPVHAAPVHAEFVEEQPLEGPSAPKE
- a CDS encoding dodecin family protein → MLKVIEVLAESGKSWEDAAQNAVKQASETLEGVKSIYIQNFEATIDDDGAIEKYRINAKISFVLKN
- a CDS encoding BON domain-containing protein, which codes for MNTTKSLDLKEEIIEELAYDPRINADDIAITTKEGVVTLRGTVPNFNQKWEAEDAIKRIRGVRGIADELTVDLPSTHVRTDSDIALAIERRFVSNTIIPSAVKFVVKDGHVTLSGEVPWYYQSQEAAYEARRVIGVRDVSNLISVMPAPSFKTDEVKRKIHSELQRMADLDAKKIAVSVSEGKVTLSGSARTWFEREKAVQAAWSIPGVTCVDNFIAIS
- a CDS encoding Hsp20/alpha crystallin family protein; amino-acid sequence: MAQLLKVKSGSGDLALLDQMFDSFLDWQRPAAFGYGNMPIDLYEQDGKYVLEMSVPGLEPKDINVEVSGGTVSVTGEHTGKTETKDVRYHRREMRHGSFSRSITLPQDLDANSVTATVNNGILKVELTPIKPLSPKKIAVTSV
- a CDS encoding transposase; this encodes MKRIETVRLYPTATQDAALHHALHVTRHLYNAALQQRKDAYRLRGVSVSMKMQYAEVTALRKDSHHLAGVFRECEDAVLRRLDLAMQAFFRRCKQGETPGFPRFRAARRWRQITYPHGDRALKFDAPQHRVRIAGVGSVKLRKGRAVPPHGRAWLACKLGRWYAQFECERAVEPLPETGHAIGLDRGVNVLLATSDGGLIANPRHVTKARLRVERAQRVVAKRKRRGKNRRKAIDSLARLHEKVARQRRDYAHKVSRKLIEANDVLVLEDLRLRHMARSAKGTIEEPGRKVAAKAGLNRALLDAGFGMIAQLIAEKAESAARTVLCVDPKYTSQTGAACEHIAKGNRSGLQFACVACSHVDHADVNAARVILQRAQKGPLASCAAVADGTDPRTALAPSGPRLTLHDAA
- a CDS encoding cation-transporting P-type ATPase — protein: MRRLDSAGDATVSETDWHAVTSGALVQRLATDAKAGLDTAEVARRAERYGPNRLHAAGAPTFVGIFFEEIREPMILLLIGTGILYAVWGQPADAITIFGVIAALVAAEVFTEYRAKHAISALSTLAEPESIVVRDGRACEVSVESLVPGDIIVISAGHRVPADARLLEEYGVGVDESTLTGESAVVRKDAGALLAAATPLAERVNMLYAGTMVSGGHGTAAVVATGAQSELGRLAALAQEVKPPRTPLQQMMANLSIWLAWFALGISILVPLLGWALNHQSPRTMILTGLSLAFSMIPEELPIIVTMVLGLGAWRLARLHAIVKRLPAVETLGAVTVIATDKTGTLTENQTEVVQFDPLDRRRRMLEIGALCNDALESGEAFVGDPLETALLRAARADGIDLASLRDETIVREEFSFDNARKRMSVVWQARAGGASRVAMKGAPEAVLAASVLDETEQAGVRAAAARMASQGMRVLALAEGTLEQDAGATQEAVERELTFVGLAAFADPPRPEVKGAIAACRGAGIRTIILTGDHALTAAAIAESVGLDARGHTLSGSDIDALSDEALSDALDTTAVVARVTPRHKLRIIRSLQSRGERVAVTGDGSNDAPALAAADIGVAMGEKGTDIARDAASLVLADDNFATIVNAIHEGRTLFDNLRKGVRYYLACKVALAASVLLPVLLRAPVPFAPIQIILMELFMDLAASAAFVAEPAESDVMRRPPRDPHTPFMNRGMVSGIFSASFGLFAAVSVAYLVTWFGGAALVRAQTMAFVTWLFGHVFLALTMRSGNDPLMKRGLFSNRVMTAWAAVTIAFVIAVTFVAPVQQDLKATALHAADFGLAIGLAFAGTFWAEVPKALRALNAR